One genomic segment of Oncorhynchus kisutch isolate 150728-3 linkage group LG15, Okis_V2, whole genome shotgun sequence includes these proteins:
- the sh3bgrl gene encoding SH3 domain-binding glutamic acid-rich-like protein isoform X2 — protein sequence MGFLSANKIEFEECDIAANEDNRKWMRENVPEEARPAAGNPLPPQIFNQDRYCGNYEAFFDAREDNIVYAFLGLTAPPGSKEAEALAKREQQ from the exons ATGGGCTTCCTGTCAGCCAATAAGATTGAGTTTGAGGAGTGTGACATCGCTGCCAATGAGGACAACAGGAAGTGGATGAGAGAGAATGTTCCAGAGGAGGCTCGACCCGCTGCAGGGAACCCTCTGCCTCCTCAGATCTTCAACCAGGACAGATACTGCGGG aacTACGAGGCGTTCTTTGATGCCAGAGAAGACAATATTGTCTACGCTTTCCTGGGTCTCACCGCTCCCCCTGGATCTAAG GAGGCTGAGGCCCTAGCCAAGAGAGAGCAGCAATAG